Proteins co-encoded in one Elusimicrobiota bacterium genomic window:
- a CDS encoding AAA family ATPase — MDPINNPFAPGAGTPPPQLAGRDELRESVRVAIERVRRGFPTKSVLMVGLRGVGKTVLLDQMRSDAENVGIQTIRIEAPENRSLPAIIAPELRLSLLKLSRNEKVKLLAQRGLKALAGFAKSLKLKYNDIEVGIDLDPEPGLADNGDLEHDLQALLETAGIAVQKAGTALVIFLDELQYVKEDELAALITALHRAAQRRLPVVLVGAGLPQLRGLMGRAKSYAERMFDFPELGHLPLDAARIAIAKPAQDQGVEVTPEALDLIFEEPHGYPYFLQEWGKHSWEVAQRSPITINDVKNASVSAIAALDESFFRVRFDRLTPTEKRYLRAMAQLGPGPHRSGNIAEELKREVSSLGPTRNQLISKGMIWSPNHGDTAFTVPLFDAFMHRIMPGEDWKS, encoded by the coding sequence ATGGATCCCATAAACAACCCGTTTGCACCGGGGGCGGGGACGCCCCCCCCGCAACTTGCAGGGAGAGATGAATTACGAGAATCAGTTCGTGTTGCCATAGAGCGTGTCCGCAGGGGGTTCCCAACAAAAAGTGTTTTGATGGTGGGCCTCCGTGGAGTCGGCAAGACCGTTTTACTTGACCAGATGAGGTCCGATGCGGAAAATGTAGGGATTCAAACGATCCGGATCGAAGCACCAGAAAACCGATCCCTTCCCGCCATTATTGCACCCGAACTACGTCTATCTCTCTTGAAACTCTCCAGAAATGAGAAAGTAAAGTTACTTGCTCAACGGGGCCTCAAAGCCCTGGCTGGTTTTGCCAAATCCCTCAAGTTGAAATACAACGATATCGAGGTCGGGATTGATCTGGACCCCGAACCGGGTCTGGCTGACAATGGCGATCTTGAACATGATTTGCAAGCTCTGTTGGAAACGGCCGGAATCGCAGTCCAAAAGGCAGGCACAGCTTTAGTCATTTTCTTAGATGAGTTGCAGTACGTAAAGGAGGACGAGCTTGCCGCGCTTATCACAGCACTTCATCGAGCGGCCCAACGACGATTACCTGTTGTCCTCGTTGGAGCTGGACTCCCCCAATTAAGAGGATTAATGGGTCGAGCAAAATCGTATGCAGAAAGGATGTTTGATTTTCCCGAGCTTGGCCATCTCCCACTCGATGCGGCAAGGATTGCCATCGCAAAACCCGCTCAGGATCAAGGGGTCGAAGTGACTCCCGAAGCATTGGACTTGATTTTTGAAGAGCCCCACGGATACCCCTATTTTTTACAGGAGTGGGGCAAACACTCCTGGGAAGTTGCTCAAAGAAGTCCCATCACGATAAACGATGTCAAAAACGCTTCAGTGTCGGCCATCGCTGCACTTGATGAAAGTTTCTTTCGTGTTCGTTTTGATCGATTAACGCCGACTGAGAAACGATATCTTCGTGCCATGGCACAATTAGGGCCAGGCCCTCATCGTTCAGGAAATATTGCTGAAGAGCTGAAGCGTGAGGTCAGCTCACTTGGACCAACACGAAACCAGCTCATTTCCAAAGGAATGATCTGGAGTCCGAACCATGGAGACACCGCTTTCACTGTTCCGCTTTTTGATGCTTTCATGCACAGGATTATGCCGGGGGAAGATTGGAAAAGTTAA
- a CDS encoding gliding motility-associated C-terminal domain-containing protein yields TPNGDGRNDVTVIRLNNPNGDPTHGTIYDTDGARVADMATGPAPGLSLAWDGRDANGASVPGGVYIYQITVGGRRATGTVVVSK; encoded by the coding sequence CACCCCCAACGGCGACGGCCGTAACGACGTCACCGTCATACGGCTCAACAACCCCAACGGCGACCCCACCCACGGCACCATCTACGATACCGATGGCGCCCGTGTGGCCGACATGGCCACCGGTCCCGCACCGGGTTTAAGTTTGGCCTGGGACGGCCGTGACGCCAACGGCGCCTCGGTCCCCGGCGGCGTCTACATCTACCAAATCACCGTGGGCGGCCGCCGCGCCACAGGCACTGTGGTGGTCTCGAAATGA